One candidate division Zixibacteria bacterium HGW-Zixibacteria-1 DNA segment encodes these proteins:
- a CDS encoding D-alanine--D-alanine ligase: MEKRLKILVLAGGLSEERDVSLASARAVTEAIKKLGHNVAVIDSASGISLLDAEGKYLLAEDTASLSKIALKQKDNLALSESIQSPDYKNSDIVFLALHGGRGEDGTIQALLELAGMKYTGSGVLASAVAMHKAFTKRLVSHEGILTPDWLLFKGNDFGDVESLLNRIQAHFAFPLIVKPNNSGSTVGLTLVRSFDQLAAAVETARKVTGQVLAEQYISGREITASVLNGRPFPLVEIIPTNELYDYQCKYTKGKSQYVCPAPIPDNIRDQIQETAARVYEIVGCSGLARVDFILDKGNKAYFLEVNTLPGMTELSLAPMAAREAGMDFEKLVDLICKTALNR; encoded by the coding sequence ATGGAAAAAAGACTTAAAATTCTGGTGCTCGCCGGGGGGCTCTCCGAGGAACGTGATGTCTCACTTGCTTCGGCTCGGGCCGTTACCGAGGCAATCAAAAAGCTCGGCCATAATGTTGCTGTCATCGATTCGGCCTCGGGTATATCATTGCTCGATGCTGAAGGAAAATATCTTTTGGCCGAAGATACCGCTTCCCTGTCCAAAATTGCCCTGAAACAAAAAGATAATCTGGCCCTGTCCGAGTCGATACAATCGCCCGACTATAAAAATTCCGATATCGTCTTTCTCGCCCTGCATGGCGGACGTGGTGAAGACGGCACCATTCAGGCCCTTCTGGAACTGGCCGGCATGAAATATACCGGTTCCGGTGTCCTGGCCTCGGCTGTGGCCATGCACAAGGCCTTTACCAAGCGCCTGGTGAGCCATGAAGGCATCCTGACACCCGATTGGCTGCTCTTCAAGGGCAATGACTTTGGCGACGTTGAGAGCCTCCTTAATCGGATTCAAGCTCATTTCGCATTTCCCCTGATCGTAAAACCGAATAACTCAGGATCGACCGTCGGCTTGACACTGGTTAGAAGTTTCGACCAATTGGCGGCCGCCGTTGAGACGGCCCGGAAAGTCACCGGGCAGGTTCTTGCCGAACAATATATTTCAGGCCGCGAAATCACCGCCTCCGTCCTGAACGGCCGGCCGTTTCCTCTGGTGGAAATCATTCCGACCAACGAATTGTATGACTATCAGTGCAAATATACCAAAGGGAAATCGCAATATGTCTGCCCGGCGCCAATTCCCGATAATATCCGGGATCAAATTCAGGAAACGGCTGCCCGAGTTTATGAAATAGTCGGCTGCTCCGGCCTGGCTCGTGTTGATTTTATCCTCGATAAGGGGAACAAAGCATATTTTCTGGAAGTTAATACATTACCGGGCATGACCGAATTATCGCTCGCGCCGATGGCCGCGAGAGAAGCCGGAATGGATTTTGAGAAACTTGTCGATTTGATTTGCAAAACTGCGCTGAATAGATAG
- a CDS encoding 2-C-methyl-D-erythritol 2,4-cyclodiphosphate synthase, whose product MRIGIGYDSHRFVTGRPLVLGGVIIAHEYGLDGHSDADVLLHAIADSILGAAGLGDIGGHFPDTDMQFKDMQSTKLLSEVFKMIVQKGFQVGNVDAVIIAEKPKLAPHLDAMKSKISRILVVTIDDIAVKATTNEQMGFVGREEGIAVIATSLLYKDHGTVVQPDK is encoded by the coding sequence ATTCGAATTGGGATCGGTTATGATTCACACCGTTTTGTGACAGGGCGCCCTCTGGTCCTGGGCGGCGTCATCATTGCCCATGAATACGGCCTCGACGGCCACAGCGATGCCGACGTTCTTCTTCACGCCATCGCCGACTCGATTCTGGGAGCGGCCGGCTTGGGCGATATCGGAGGGCATTTCCCCGATACCGACATGCAGTTCAAAGATATGCAATCGACCAAATTATTGTCGGAAGTCTTCAAGATGATTGTGCAAAAGGGTTTTCAGGTGGGGAATGTCGATGCCGTCATAATCGCCGAGAAACCGAAACTCGCGCCTCATCTTGACGCCATGAAATCGAAAATCAGCCGCATCCTGGTAGTTACGATCGATGATATCGCCGTCAAGGCCACGACCAACGAACAGATGGGTTTTGTCGGACGGGAAGAGGGGATTGCGGTTATCGCCACATCTTTATTGTATAAGGATCATGGAACAGTCGTTCAACCTGATAAATGA
- the ispD gene encoding 2-C-methyl-D-erythritol 4-phosphate cytidylyltransferase — MNTVALIVAAGRGVRFGGDIPKQFRIILDRPLLAWTAMQFEKARLVDEIVLVIAEDFMLYAGDKVVKQSSFAKLKRIIKGGETRRESVLNGLKALPISTGFVAIHDGARPLVDAADIDRVIAVAHKERAAILARPIADTVKRVEADYVISSLDRSKLYRAETPQVFQYDLIKSAHEKYISGREVTDDSALVEALGFKVRTVIPEKRNLKVTTEEDMQLAKMIIEENNREA, encoded by the coding sequence ATGAATACGGTGGCATTAATCGTTGCGGCCGGACGGGGTGTCCGTTTCGGCGGCGACATACCGAAACAATTCCGAATTATTCTCGACCGGCCGCTTCTTGCCTGGACCGCCATGCAATTTGAAAAGGCCCGGCTGGTTGATGAAATTGTCCTTGTCATCGCCGAGGATTTTATGCTGTATGCCGGCGATAAAGTCGTGAAGCAATCTTCCTTCGCCAAATTGAAACGTATTATCAAGGGGGGAGAAACGCGCCGGGAATCGGTTCTTAACGGCCTCAAGGCGCTGCCGATTTCGACCGGCTTTGTGGCCATCCATGACGGCGCGCGGCCGCTTGTTGATGCCGCCGATATTGACCGTGTTATCGCCGTCGCCCACAAAGAGCGGGCGGCGATCCTGGCCCGCCCCATTGCCGACACGGTCAAAAGAGTCGAAGCCGACTATGTTATTTCGTCGCTTGACCGAAGCAAATTATACCGCGCCGAGACGCCTCAGGTCTTCCAATATGATCTTATTAAATCGGCCCATGAAAAATATATATCGGGCAGGGAAGTGACCGATGATTCCGCCCTGGTGGAAGCGCTTGGTTTCAAAGTCAGGACCGTTATTCCCGAAAAAAGAAATCTTAAAGTGACCACCGAAGAAGATATGCAATTGGCCAAAATGATAATAGAGGAGAATAACCGTGAAGCCTGA
- a CDS encoding tRNA preQ1(34) S-adenosylmethionine ribosyltransferase-isomerase QueA encodes MDLSLFDYYLPEGRIAYHPARQRDLSRLMILDRADGQISHGKFPDIANFMKKGDGLIVNDTKVLKARLFSRRASGGKIEIFLLEEIQHEGQDCWQVLTHPTKRVKEGESLFLDDESSFEVVSKLPTGKSIIKFKSKSEADRLIDKFGHIPLPIYIHRPDEKKDESRYQTLFADPGKTKAVAAPTAGLHFTNRTITRIKNKGVEIIPITLHVGYGTFRTVKVNDINEHSVDAEFAEISRDAADRINKIRENGGKIFAVGTTSVRTLESAALVKGKVQPYAGYVDLYIKPGHDFKLVDHLITNFHLPKSSLMILVSAFATREKILEAYNIAVKEEYRFYSYGDCMLIL; translated from the coding sequence ATGGACCTATCGCTATTTGACTACTACCTGCCTGAGGGCCGAATTGCCTACCACCCGGCCAGACAACGCGACCTCTCGCGCCTGATGATACTGGACCGCGCCGACGGCCAAATCAGCCATGGCAAATTCCCTGATATCGCCAATTTCATGAAGAAGGGCGACGGGCTTATTGTCAATGATACGAAGGTCCTCAAAGCCAGACTTTTCTCCCGACGCGCTTCCGGCGGAAAAATAGAAATCTTCCTGCTTGAAGAAATTCAGCATGAGGGCCAGGATTGCTGGCAGGTGCTGACCCACCCCACAAAACGTGTCAAAGAAGGCGAGTCCCTGTTTCTCGACGATGAATCCTCCTTTGAAGTAGTCAGTAAACTGCCGACCGGAAAATCAATAATCAAATTTAAGAGTAAGTCCGAAGCCGACCGGCTGATAGATAAATTCGGTCATATTCCGCTCCCGATCTATATTCATCGTCCCGATGAAAAGAAAGATGAAAGCCGCTATCAGACCTTATTTGCCGATCCCGGGAAAACCAAAGCGGTGGCCGCCCCGACCGCCGGGCTGCATTTTACCAACCGAACCATCACTCGAATAAAAAATAAGGGCGTCGAAATCATCCCGATAACCCTGCATGTCGGCTACGGAACTTTTAGAACCGTCAAAGTGAATGATATCAATGAACATTCGGTCGATGCTGAATTTGCCGAAATCTCCCGCGATGCCGCCGATCGCATAAATAAGATAAGGGAAAACGGCGGCAAAATATTCGCCGTCGGCACCACCTCGGTCAGAACCCTGGAATCGGCCGCTCTTGTCAAAGGAAAGGTCCAGCCTTATGCCGGATACGTCGATTTGTACATCAAACCCGGCCACGATTTCAAGCTGGTGGACCACCTCATAACCAATTTCCACCTCCCCAAATCATCGCTGATGATACTTGTCTCGGCCTTTGCCACCAGGGAGAAAATCCTCGAAGCCTACAATATCGCCGTCAAAGAGGAATATCGTTTTTACAGCTACGGCGATTGTATGCTGATTTTGTGA